From Daucus carota subsp. sativus chromosome 6, DH1 v3.0, whole genome shotgun sequence:
ttaatataataaaatatttaaaaaagccGTACACTGCTAAGCCTATATTgtaaatagataaaaaaaatgtaatcgtatatttttttatttttaaaatttttttcctaattcttttccaaaataaaaaatCCATTACATTTTTCAATAagatttaattcatttttttggttgattgtataatttctgaaaatactttagcataataacaaaaaaaaatcccttACTTTATTATCTATATACTATcttattaaaaccgaaacattaatgttgtgtttggttggataGATTGAAATGGAATGGAATAAAATGAgtaaaaagagaagaaaataatTGAGGTATAATGagagatttgaaaaaaaaaatattaggaaATACAAAACTTCTATGATGAGAATTAGCAAGAAAATGAGTATGGAGGAAAAAAGAGTATTTCATCTCTGGATGGTTTGGGTTTTACTTTAGGTTGACATGAATGAAAATTTTCCAAATTATTGGACCCTAggctcaaataatttaatattaaatataatttacttaATATAACATGGATGTaaattatgttaatatatatatcaattaaaattttattttggattCAACCAGTATATTACGAATCCaacttatatacatatttatattaaatagaatttTACTTATTATAATTAACTTTTATAACTCCAAATAATATACGTAtttatgttaaataaaaatcttattattgttcataatttttaattactattaaaatatcttttttaattaatttattatcacttatatctttaataaataagaaaatatatcatatgtattaatataaattttaacattataaaattcataaattttcaatatcatcaaaatttatattaaatataaaaaaatattaattaaatattagccAACACGATTTATAATTTTGTGTTAATAATAAGTAAAATATAAAGTTAAGTCAAAAGAGTTGAAACTTCACCTCAATTTTTTGGtataaaagtaaaaatattacggcagagaaaaaagaaaatagatgacagatatttataaatgatttgATTCTGATTTTGACAATTCTTGAGTTGAGGGTCAAAAATTGACAGAGACACAAATACTATTACATACAGTATATATTTACTGTagctccttttttttttttttttttttgaagtcagTATATATTTAGCTCTTGTTTCTGTGTTTGTTGTTCGATCATCAATTCATCACGGCGGCCATTAATATGTCTACTCCCCCCAGAAAAACCATCAAAAATCAGATCATTAAATCCTCATCTTTATCGTCTACACCTTGTACTTGTCACCAAAACTATCACCACCATCAACAACCAAAAATTCACTCTTTCATCCCCAAAATCCAAGTGGGTGCCTCGAAATAGGCCAGATACTGATGCCAAATCGAGTCCTGTTAACAAGCCTGAGGTGGGTTCTTTGAATTCTTGCCAACAAGATGAAGAAAAGGTGGAGAATTGTGTTGGGGCTAGTTGTTGTGACCAAGAAATTGTGAAAGATGGAGAGGAGGTAAAGAAAAATAATGGGTTGGAGTGTAATGATGATATGAATGTAAAGATGAttgaaaataatgatttttgttTCGAAAAATGAATAGAGAGAGGCTGAGTTGTCTCAGGAGATTTTTAGTATCAATGACCAATTGCAACAAGATGAGGTAACTGCTGCCTCTTTTACCATTCCTGCATGTGTGTGTACATGTGTAGCTAACTTTTTTTTACTGTAATGCATGGTTGTGAAGTTTTCCTGTATTTAGTATTCTTCTGTAATTAAATAAAACCAAACATACCTAGTGTATCCAACCAAATAAAACGAAGAGTAAAATGCAAGCCGTGTACTTCTAGTTTCACCattgtgcactttgtgtacctgtTATTTCATATCTAGCAAACTGTGTACCTGAAGTTACCGGATTCTTGCAAAGTGTGTACTTCCGTTAGATTAAAGTTAACACCGTTAGTATGCAAAGGGCAGCACAGACATTTCCAGCAGTAGTCTTGTTCTTTATTACTCTTCGCACTTCTCTACTGCATCAGAGTCTCTGGACTCAAATCATGCAACAACTAGAGGAAGGTAATGATTTGTTGCGAGctccaaaatttataatatatatttatatattattgtaaaataaaatggttttttttaagtttttaaatgaaattattattttttcagaagaaataataattttatttaataaacatACGAATAAATTTACAACATACTTTATCTATTAATTTCTCGTAAAATTCATTTTGAATATGCTAGTTATAAGATATTAACATAGATAATTTGTAAGTGTAGTATTTAGTACTCATTTCTTTGATTATATCACgatttatatactccctccgtttcttttgtttttttttcatgtttgtgatgtcggtactgttcatgacacgagacaaattactaTTTTACATGTAATCCATAAAAcgaaatatagtcatgagtgatcttatttgattcgtattcacgagtactttaatacggtaaaattttcatatttaatactaatacgaaattgaagatattaacaatcaaaagtgtgtgttggcaaacgtgaaaaacagaaacatgaaaagtattaagagactgAGGGAGTATAACTTTTTcattatacttatatttataaatataaagattaaaaaaacattatttaatattactgaattctaaattaaaattgttgatagaaaatttaaacataaattaaatatttataatatgtaaTGTTTAATTAGAAATatgtttgataatataattaatatgttcATAACCTAATTTTTTCTAACCAAActattattatgaatttaaagtatgaatattttttgaataatacgcCCGCGTTACTCAAAAaagtaatatttataacttgtatataaacatttaatttatattttgaagtacaaattttgtatatatttaaataattatatatatataattttctgtgAACAAAGAGCTTCAAAGTAAAAAAAATCGGCTTCTGTGAATAAGATCAGGGGAAGAAAATGGTGATCTTACAGACAGTGAAAAGGAATATGATATGCTCCTGAAGGTAGTAGAATTCTCTGAACAAAATGGACATAGAAAGGAAGAGAATACCAATTTAGAGCTGCCACATGTTCCGTAGTTTGTCAAAAATATACATCCTCcggtttttattatttgacgctttgacttttgacacacacttttaaaTGCTTTGACGGGGTagttaaagatattatttttgattgatttttcttgtgaattaaaattttgattatatatttttatttagaaaaaaaaatataaaaaataatatttttaactattcgGTCAAATCACCGGACGAAAGTAATGTCTTGTAATGTCTTCTGTCCAAGCAGTTCGGACAACCAGCAACGGCATTCACAGTATTCAGACACGGCAACAAGAATTGTGTGTATGTAACACACAAACAGAATAACCATTGCCCCGCCTTTCAACTGCTGCCAAATTCCATTGATGCCCCTCCTTTCTAACGGTGTTAATCTTCAAACTAACGGAAGTACACACCTTGCAAGAATCTACAAACTTGAGGTACACACATTGCTAGATATGAAAATtgaggtacacaaagtgcaccaAGCTGAAACTACAGGTACACAGTGTGCAATTTACTCTAAAACGAAACATACCTAGTGTCAGTATCCAACTATCCAACTCCGGTTGGGGATGGTAAGATGTTTGCACACTGTTATGGCCAATAATCGAGATGTTTGCACACTGTTATGGCCAATAATCGGGCATGGGTCCTAGGCAGATCCATTATCATATTTGATAGGCCATCTGGCCGCTTCCGGGTCGCTTCCCTCTAAAGAATCTTTGGATCTTTAATTTTAAGGGACATGGCCTAGCGTCAATTCGCTACGTTAACCCATCAGCCTTAGCCCCGCTTCACTACTATTATAGCAGAACTTCATTTAATCTCAAGGGCATGAAGAGAACATGACTGATCTCACCCCGGGTCGCTAGCCTAGCCCGGGCCGCATGGAATCATGATATGATTCGGCTCGCCCTATCTCGGATCTCGGAGCGCTATCCCAGTTCGCATAGCAAACGCTAACCGAGACTACTTAGCATGGATTTCTGGACTGCTAGCCAGAAAAACGCTAGCCTAGTCggctaaatcataatttatcaaattctaAGCATTTAGAGACTGCAGAAGGCCTTACAAGGGTGGATTCCTACTAAAATTACTACTCTTGAATCGACTAGCCCACGGGCTTGCTATTTGGACGCCGGATCACAATAGGCACAATCTCTACAAGAGAACGCTAGGGCCGGGATACAATACGCCTAACTCTCTACGTGAGACCCCTCGCTCAACAACCCCATGACAGTCCTTCACGCCCGAGTGGGTTTGCGTCATGGCAGTTACGAGCCTTTGGGAAGCTTGCCCTTCACGTCCATACAGACTTGGGCCAAGGCCCTTCACGTCTAGCGGACTTGGGCCCGATGCACCGGAACAATACCTAGCCCAAATAGGCAACTTATCGTCCAAGAACTACATGTAGCTTGAACCCCGGTACGTAGGCCTCTTGTTTTGGGTGATTGACAGTTTGCAGCAAGAGAAAACACATAAATTCTTTGGCAGACTAACGAATTACTCAGCACGAGCAAGATCAGCTACCAAAATCCATCACTTTCCACCGTTCTTCATCAAAAACAACTACGTAGCTTTCATAAAATCCACATATAGGATAAGGTACTAGCGATTGCGAGTTCTCTGCATTTGGTAGTTTAGCAGTATGGAATCAGCTGATTCTGGTTTGCAATTATGCAACATTATAACTAAGGTCTTTCACATTTAAACTGAACTAAGAAAATTTACAGCCTTCTATCCGCCTATCCTGTTACATCTCCCTTTGCGAGTGAGCCACATAAAACTGTTTTTGCCTTATAATTGTTACAGAATACAACATTTCCAAAAATTCTTTGAGGAAAGGAGGATGAACAGTTAAATGTAACATCTAACTAGTCTGGATATTAAGTTGGTGATCTACTGCTTATCTCCTATTTACTTTTGCACTTCTGCACTCTGCAGTTCATTGCTATGGAATCGATTTATGGAGAGAATTTAGTCATTTCTGACAAGCAGAGCGGGTTACGATGTTTTCAGGTCTCATACAGTTTTCCTAAATTTCATCTTAAGGTTATTAAGGCCTGTATGTATCTAATACTGCTGTTGGATGTTTGTATTGCAGGTTTATGTTCATATTGAATCCCCAAGGGATATTACCATCTCTACACGATTAAATTCTTCGAGTCATGTTCAGAGTACATCTGATGATACACCTGAATTTTCATACTCTTTTAAGTTCAGTATCTTCCGCCAGTTGTGTTAACATGTTTATTACCTAAATCATATCCAAGCCATCTCCCTCCTCATTTTACCATGTCGGTCAAGTGGTTGGATTCTTCTAAAATCTCTAGTCTTTGCTGCATGCTGGATTTAATTTGGAATGAGCAACCAGGTCAGGAGGTTATATACCAATGGGTAGAATGGGTACAAAGTTCTTCTCTTTCTTATCTTGGCTTCGATGAAGAGATAATACTTGGTCCTTATGAAATAATACACACTGGAGACAAGCGAGCAATTTCAGAAAGTGTCTCGCCAGATGTTGATATACCTTCATTAAAGAGTTACAATGATGAGCAGTGCCATGAGAATTTTGTCAAGAACTTCCATGAATGTCATATCTGTTACAGTGAATATCCAGGTATTTTTTTTCttcgaataattttttataccCTTATCTGTAAATTTTCTAGACATGGCCCAGTGTTCAAATCATTGTTGTGGTAAAATTTTGAGaatagctatatatatatatatatatatatatatatatatatatatatatatatatatatatatatatatatatatatataatctagtACTTCAATGTTAATCAGGTGGAGATTTTATCAAATTGTCCCGCCAGCATTTTTTCTGCTGGAAATGTATGGAAACATATGTTGGCATTACTGCAAGGGAAGGTACAAAGACCAAGCTTTCATGCCCAGAAGAAAAATGTGAGGGGGTGCTTCCATCTGGTATTTTGAGACGATTGCTTGGTGATGAAGAATTTCAACGTTGGGAGACACTCGTCATGCAGAAAACACTCGCGTCAATGTCTGACGTGGTGTATTGCCCCAGATGCGAAACAACTTGCTGTGCAGATGAAGATAATGATGCACAATGCTCAAAGTGCTTCTTTAGTTTTTGTTCTCTTTGCAGTGAAAAGCGCCACATTGGAACTTCTTGCATGACACCTGAAATGAAGCTCCTTGTTTTGCAGGTAAAATTTATGGTTTGGGAATTGTTTTTAAAACTTAAAGTATGCTGTTGTGGTATATATGGTGCCTCTCTATATGGTGCATTCTTATTTTCACTTGACCAGAATCTGGATAATTGTTTGACGAGGTAGCGTAgattttaaaatgataattgTTCTTCTCTAGCCACTATCAGCATAATTGTAAAACAAAAAGGAGAACtttgatatattaatttaatagttgTACTATGATTACTGCTGAGAGAAGATCTCTAAATGCAGAGTTTatgattcaagaaattcccttgTAGTAAACAGTTTATCATTATCTTAGTTTCTTCAAGTACCTTCGTACagttgtatttaatttttaaaccctTAGAAGTTTGACTTGTATCCTGTTTGGAATGAGCTCCAAAAGTTCGTGATATTTATTAGTTAGACATCACAGAATTACATTGTTTTGGTCTCAATGTTTATGAATTGAATCTGAATACTCTACTGTTAATTATCATGTGTCTTTACAACTATGCAAAGTAAATACACTCAATTAATTCAGCATGACCTGAGAATTACAGGTCCTGTTTTATCTTCATTAAGATTTTGCACATCGTAACCCACTTGTCCTTACCATTACTTCTCTGATGCTTTTTTCATgagaaaaaaaaagtgaagttACTGCTGGCTCCTTAAATTTGTTTACTTTTTTAATCTTATAGGAGAGACAAAATTGAACTCAACTGGGGGGTGAACGAAAGCGTCGCGAGAAAGAAATGATAAATGAGATTCTTAGTGTGAAAGAAATACTTCGTGATGCCAAGCAATGCCCATCCTGTAAGATGGCAATCTCACGAACCGAAGGTTGCAACAAGATGGTGTGCAATAACTGTGGGAATTATTTCTGCTACCGCTGTAATCAGAAGATCGATGGATACGAACACTTTAAGTATGTTTCTCTCTGACAAGTTTGGGACCATGCTGTCCATTTGTGCTTTAATTAATACTCACCATGTACTAGAAAACTAAGCATTTTGTTACATTTGAAGGGGGGAGTGCGAACTTTTTCCACAGGAAATGATTCAGACCTGGGAACGGGCAAATGCACGAATGGTTGAAGGTCAGATTCTAGCTGACCTTTTTGGTGGTCGGGGTCATCCATGTCCACTTTGTGCTCAAGTGAATGCTAAGGTCAGTATGTATAATTTTACCAATATTTGGCCCGGTCTTGATGTGATTTGAGTTTTGGAGAAGCTCTTAATCTCAATTACTCTGCCCTAACTGATGAAGTGAAATTGTGCCAAACAGAACTTTGCAATTGTTAATTAAGTAAAATTTTGGGTAGaatctgtttttgttttttgcttAGTCAGAATTCGTCATGTTTAATTGCATCCAACTTAACTCCGTAGAGTAACTGTTTCACATGTTTAGATTTTAGTGGATGCAGAATGCACTGGTCCTTGAATATACACCATCTTAAGAGATGTTCTAATTGCCACTTTTCACATCTTCCTCTTTTGAAATTTGCAGGTGGGCAACAATAATCATATCTTCTGCTGGGCATGCGGAAACCATTACTGTTATCTTTGCAAGAAGATTGTGAAGCGGGGATCGAATCATTATGGGCCGAAGGGGTGCAAACAACACACTGAAGGATAGTCTTCATAAACAGTCAATGTTATATAAAAAGACAAAGAGGCCATGTTGTGGCAGTTATGATTATGACAAAATGCACCTTTTATACTGCAAATGAGATATGCGGTTCAACCAGTATGCTCCTTTAAGGGTCAAAGCTTCTAAGTTTGCAATAACTTGATTGCGCGCGAACACACACAGCACACACATGTTGGCAGAGTTAATAATGTTTTCCGGGAGGGGGGCTGGATTTGCtaattttggaatttttttgaaaaggtTATAGCTATACAACAGTAACAGATATAACAATTCATTCAGACATGGTTCGAGGAATAATGTACCAAAGCTTAGTTTGTACTTTACATGGTTATGTTATCATGGGaacaattttaaatttgtccATACAAAATTACTATGGTTATGTCCATCTGTTATTGTTTAGTTTACAATTGGTGTTTTTCATATTGTTCTCAGAGTGCCCATCAGTTCCTTACAACTACAAATGTATACTAGAAGAAGACAGTGGCTAATATGATGCCGTTAGTGCAGTCAACATCAACCAGCATCATATATGTTTTGCAAGAAAACCACAAACCCAAATTCTTGTATAATGGGATTCCGAAAACATTTCTCACTGTTACTTTAGCCTATAACAAAAGATGTATTCCGATTAATGGAAATGCAATGCTTTTAACAGTCAACACTGGCCATAATATTGAAAATCTAGCTTCACGTTTTCGCATATGAAGATAATTTGAAGATAAAAATCTGTCGTCCTACTTTCTAAGATCAACAAGCAGAaaatcatctttagaatttctTTTAATCATCTGCGTTATCATCCTCAACCTCTGGTTTGACAAAAAACTCAATATAAGCAATACGGCTTGGTTGCAGATAGCCAGCTGAATCAGCATGGGAATGTGAGTTTGATGGTTTTGCAACTGAAACCAGGTGCTGAACTTTCGACATTCCACCGCGTCCAATGGTCAACTTGCTTCCTCGATTTTCTTTGATAACACTGCTTGGTATGTTGGAAGTTGTTGCACGAAGGAACTTGTACTTGTACCTACCATGCCAAGGAAATGATCAGATCTATGAATTACGAACTGGTGCTTCTCATTAAGTGACTCAAAACCGATACCTGTGCGATTCCTGGCGATCACAATGGAATGCAGTCAACAGATCAGTATTTGCATAATACATGAAATCTATCCGCAAGAAAAACAATGAGCCAAATTTGCTAAAGAGATTTAACACCCAGCTACAtacatttattttaatcaaaggAAGGACAGTTTAACCTGCAAGTCTCCATGGCCTTCACCTCTAAATGTAACAACTGGAGGAGCTGGTTGGAGGCTTACTTGGATGCTCGAGCCTGGCCATTCTAGATCATCAATGGCTTCCTTTAAAGCTTCTGACTGCAGGTTAATTGCCATTAGCTTAACAAATGTCTGTGCCTTTAAGActataattcaataaacaaaGAGTGAGAAAAATATGGAAGCCTATAAATGCTAGCGCCAAATTCTACTGATTGGTCAACTGAGCAGAACAAGAAAGCTAAGCTCTTTATAAAATATGAGAATGTCTTTAATAAGTAACAGACACCAAAAGATCATTTTTACAGAGTATAATTTGAAAGGTAAAACCTACTTTTACGGCACATACAAAACACCAAATGACTATGAAGACAAACTTTGGTAaacataaaatgataaaataaccAAGTAACTAAATTACTCTCAAATTACATTAGATCAGCTTAacgttcaaaaaaaaaaaagctaaatTTTAGTGTGTGATTAAGCAAAGATGTAAAGAAGGTTTCGGATTTTGTCATGACAGAAGTAAAGAAATATTGAACATGTAATTATAATTTACAACCAATACCGAGGCAGAGTAGCCAAAAGTAGACTAATGACATTCATTGCTTATTATAGGTCTCATTTAAACAAACCAGATGTAATGCCTTAAAAAATCTACAACGGTTAGCAATTTTCAAAGCTAATGATCTTTCGGTAGAAATCTCAGGATAAACTAATTTTCATTAGGTACTGATTAAAGAAGAAAGATGCAGCTTAACAGTAAAACTCAGAGGAGTGCTTCCTGCAGGCTCAAAGTTGTAGTCCCATGAAATTGTTTCAGGGATTCTTGTCCTGATCTCCGCATAAATACATGCATCTAACGAATCAACAGACCTAACCAAATGaaataaaaaccaaaggttaaaCATTTAAAGACCAAGGTTAAAATACCAACTTTAACAGAATTGCAAGTACTAGCTGATACCCTGAGCCCAAGATTGCATGGGATGAATGGAAATGTACTTCAAACTCTGTGTGTAGCATCTATTTGTAATATAGAGAAGTAGAGCTTTTTACTTACTCCCCCAACATTGGCAAGTTGTTAGTTTCTGCCGATTCCGTGGTAGTAGCTTGACCATCACGCAGATACGTTGAGAAGATTCAAGTGTAAGCCAATTTGAGGCCAAGGAAAAAAAGGGAGAGTTCAGAATCAATGCATCATTTTTATTGTGTCTTAGTTTGATGTATTAAAAGATTGACGTAGGGGATACCTATTTCATCTTGTCCTTGTGTATATACTCTAATTTATGGTCAAGTAATCCTTGTTTAATATCTTAAAAGCAAGATAATGCTTGAAATTAATCAAGTGATCTTTGTTTACTAAATCAAAAGCAAGACATGATGCAATTACACACAAGTCACTGATCATTCTATTAGCAAATAAATATAAagcattaaataaaatatacaaaatctaAAGATATACAATTGTAAAAGATGATAGGAAGTAACACTCAAATGAAAgggagaaaataaaattttaatgtaaaaCTAAACAACTTAAAGGAGTGTATTTGCCAATGTTATCAAACAATTTATGTAACCtactttaaaaacaaaaaactgaGTACATGTGGACAACAAAATGCAAAAGCAATTACATTTTTTAATGTAAAACTAGAAAAAGCTTCAAAGTATGGTTGCATTTCCATGCCAAATTTAGTAAAAGAAGAAACTATCTGCTTCAAAAACAACTAGCTAGTTCaggtaatatatattaaactaatgTAAATAAGTAATAGTACATTTAGGTTAGATGTGCCCAGGTTGCA
This genomic window contains:
- the LOC108226123 gene encoding uncharacterized protein LOC108226123, producing MFNLWFLFHLVRSVDSLDACIYAEIRTRIPETISWDYNFEPAGSTPLSFTVKSEALKEAIDDLEWPGSSIQVSLQPAPPVVTFRGEGHGDLQLDFMYYANTDLLTAFHCDRQESHRYKYKFLRATTSNIPSSVIKENRGSKLTIGRGGMSKVQHLVSVAKPSNSHSHADSAGYLQPSRIAYIEFFVKPEVEDDNADD